caaaagaaagaaagaaaagaaaaccaggcaAAAGGCAAAAGACCATTTCatggaaagggaaataaaagtagcaaagacataaaaaaaaaaaaaaaaacgctcaaTCTCACTAATGATtgggaaaaatgcaaaaatgagttTTGACTCATCATACTGGCAAAAATTATGGTATTACCAAGCACTGACAAGGATAATGGGAAATACAGTCATCGTTGCTTAACGACGGGGATACATCCTGAGCAGTGCATCATTAggcgatttcatcattgtgtgaacatcacagagtacttacacaaacctagacagTACAGCCTACTTATATGGTAGAGTTtataggctacaaacctgtacagcatgttgctgtactgaatactgtagacaactgtaacacaatggtatttgtctgtctaaacacagaaaagatacagtaaaaatacggtgtaaaagataaaaaatggtataccTATCTAGGGTATTTATCTGAATGGAGCTTGCAAGACTGGAAGTTTCTCTAGGTGAGTCAGTGTGTGAGATgtcagtgaatgtgaaggcctaggacattactgtaccctactgtagactttatacaCTTATGCtacactaaattaaaaaaattttcttcaataaatttaACCTTAGTTCACTGTAATTAACTTTTTGGCTCTCTTTTAATAACACTTAtctgaaaacacaaacacactgtacagctgtataaaaatattttctttatattctcattctgtaagcttttttcctattaaaatttttaaaaatttatttactttttaattttttttttttgtcaaaaaccAGGATACAAATACACATTAGCCTAGGTGTACACAGGGTcgggatcatcaatatcactgtcttccacctctacatcttgtcccactggacgGTCTCCAGGGGCAATACGTGCatagagctgtcatctcctatgataacactgccttcttctggaatccctcctgaaggacctgcctgaggttgttttacagttaactttttttttttttagaaactgatGTTTATTTTCCATCAACCATTTTTCCATGTTGCTTAAGAGCCTATGCAAGAACAGCTTAAGACCAGTCAGTGGTTGCTCCTACCCATTCAGTGGCCTGAGcagtgggagctgcagaccagtctTCCGTGGCAGGCTGAGCGCTCCCGTCTTCAGTAGGGAATAGGCACAGAGGGCACCTGTACCCCTTCAGACCAGTCTGCAACCTCAGGCTGAGTAGCAGTGAACTCAGGAGCTGGAGCAGTCCATTCACCCTGAAATTCCTCCTTGGTCACTGCCTTTTCAGCAGCAGCCTGCTCTTCTCTTTCAATCTCTTCAGGATCTCTGTAGAAGTACAGATCAGGCATGACCTCCCATGGGTGTTCATGGGAAATGGTGCCATGCATGCGCAGAACTTCCCGAGCCAGCATCCACCACATCAAACCCACTGAGTGAGCTCCCTTGTTGTTGCATGGGATGACAATGTCCACATAGCGCAGAGGAGAATCTGTGTTACACAGCGCAATGGTAGGTAGGTTAACATAAGATGCCTCCGTGAGAGGCTGGTGGTCAGCCCTGGGGTCAGTAACCACAAGAAGCCGTGGCTCCCGGAAGGCTGCCTGGATCTGGTTAGTGAAGGTTCCAGGAGTGAAGCAGCCAGCAATTGGAGTGGCTCCAGTGGCAGCAGCAAACTTCAGCACGGCCCTCTGGTCAGTATTCCTGGAGGATATAACACTGACATCAGCAGGGTTTTCAATGGCAACAATAGCACGAGCTGCCAGCAGAAGCTTCTCCCAGGTCCTCTTCAGATTTATGATATAGATGCCATcacttttccttttatagatGTACTGTTCCGTCTGGAAGTCAAGATTGGTGCCACCTAAGTGGGTTCCTGCTGCAAGGAACTTAAGGACATCCTCCTCCTTCATTTGCAGGACATCAAGGGCTCCGGACATTGTGAAAGTTTCCCTTTAAGTTATGATAGGAATCCAGAACAACGCCGTATGGACCCCTCTGCAGGTAGCAcggaaaggacttttttttttttttaataagtagagagtatacttaaaagataaaaagcaCAGTATAGTAagtacataaaccagtaacacacttattatcaagtattatgtattgcacataattgtatgtgttatatttttatatgactggcagtgcagtagtttatttataccagcatcaccaaAAACACATAAATAATGTGCTATGACACTAGTgatgggaatttttcagctccattataatcttatgggaccactgtcacaCATGTcatctgtcattgactgaaacatcGTTATGCGGAGCATGACTGTAGATATTCTCATACACTGCTTGTGAAAGTATACATTGGTTGGGCTACTTTAGAGGGCTATTTGCCAATATTTATATGCATTCTGAGTTTGAGAGATTCTGAGAACTATGCTGGAGCCACTTCATACCAGCTAACAGAGCTGATTGTGCATTCATGTCTCATTAGTAGTTTGAAATCGGCCATGGTGGAAGAATTCACACCATGGAAATTggtaaatgctacaaatcagcCCCACTTCCTCTTTTTGGAAgactggttgttaaacatttatcagTACTCTAAAGTCTATTTGACAGtgtctacaataaaaaaaaagaaagaaagaaagaaagaaaaagcacataACCCATGATACAGTATTCCTGTTTTCTAAGATATATTTGTACATGTAAACAGGGAGGCATGTTCAaggatgttcacagcagcattgtttGCAATGGAAAATTGAAGACAACCTAAAAACCCACTCATTGATAGTGTAAACCAAAAAgcatctgagacaggtctcaattgaTTAAGACGTTtactttgccaaggttaaggaccgTGGCCCATGctgcagcctcaggaggtcctgagaacatgtgccgaAGATGGTGGGATTGCAGCTTGGgtttagggagacagaagttatgggcaaagacataaatcaatacatggaaggAATACATTGGTTTTGGCCTGAAATAGGGGGACTTCTCAAAGTGGGAGTTGGGGGCTGTTTCTGGGTCACAGGTGGATTGAGAGATTTCCTGACTGGCAATTGGTTCAAAGAGTTAAGCTCTGAGTGAAGAGTTGAAGTCAGCTTGAGTTATGGTAAGGGGGGAGTGTTTTGGAAGCCAAGGTTTTTGTCATGTAGGTGAAACCTCCAAGGAACAAGCTTCAGAGATAATAGATGTGACAGTCTCTTATCTGACCTAAAAGGTGTCAAACTCTGTGGAAAAACCTAGTAGAGGAAGGAGATTctctaaaaaaatgcaaatttcccccacaagggacagctttgcagggccattcaAAATATgtcgaagaaatatattttgggttaAAATACTCTGATCTCCTTCCAGGCCTGCTGTCTGTCATGAGATGTTACatcagagtcaggttggaatttgatcttattgctacaaagagtctgttttgtcggTCTTaaaatctctgttttaatgttaatgctggtcagttgggTCTAAACTCCAAAGAGAGGAGGGTATATAATGAGACCTTCCCCCTCTcttcctgtcatggcctgaacttctaaccacccctcttcctgtcatggcctgaactttttcaggttttttttgggATCCCCTTGGCTGAGGGTGTACATTCAGTTGGTTGGGGagattagaattttgtttttggtttataataggaaactcaaaaacaaaaacctccagCCTATTCTaaatggaacactatgcagcagttaaaattaataaactaaattTATATAAACTGTTGGGAGAAAAAACTTCTCTACCAATTTAGGTCCAATTGGTCAGTGGCCTGTGAATCAACTGACAATacacagattaacaggagaaaaacgtACTACATATGCGGAGGTACCCTAAAGAGAGTAGCTCCCAGAATAGCTGGGGGGGAAAAATcacacagccataaaagagaataaaatcgtatcctttgcagcgacatggatgcagctggaggccattatcctaagcaaattaatgcaagaacagaaaaccaaataccacatgttacaagt
The genomic region above belongs to Gorilla gorilla gorilla isolate KB3781 chromosome 12, NHGRI_mGorGor1-v2.1_pri, whole genome shotgun sequence and contains:
- the LOC101130079 gene encoding small ribosomal subunit protein uS2-like, whose translation is MSGALDVLQMKEEDVLKFLAAGTHLGGTNLDFQTEQYIYKRKSDGIYIINLKRTWEKLLLAARAIVAIENPADVSVISSRNTDQRAVLKFAAATGATPIAGCFTPGTFTNQIQAAFREPRLLVVTDPRADHQPLTEASYVNLPTIALCNTDSPLRYVDIVIPCNNKGAHSVGLMWWMLAREVLRMHGTISHEHPWEVMPDLYFYRDPEEIEREEQAAAEKAVTKEEFQGEWTAPAPEFTATQPEVADWSEGVQVPSVPIPY